CCCATCTCTCCATCATCCCTCGCCAAACTTGACGCATCCGGAGTATCATCTCTGtacatatataggtatatacatattttagtcgttttcttacaacttcctgTGGCGATGGGTGTTTGAAAACTCCATGCAACGTTAGAGTCCTGATTCAATATTGAAAAGGTGAACAAAAAGCAGAAGGGAAAATATTATAATCATCCCCATTATTTTCGTGTactcgaattattggagaaaataatttattcgatTCCCTTTTAAGAATTTTCGTAGCTCGTCAAAAgatgttttcttcttttgtttgaaaatttcatccgAAACGGTCCCGTGGTTCTTGGATGAGGAAGGGGAAAACTTAATTTGACCTACGGAATTTAATACTGTACCCACAAAGATGGAGCAAGTAAGAGATATAAAATAAGCGGAGGTTTGTTTGGTAGCCGAGATGGCAGGCTGCTGCCTGCGACGATCCTTGGAATCTTTACGAGGGTGTAAACGTGCCCGGGGGTCCCTATCCTTAAATTTcaacacacgcgcgcacgcgAACCCCTCGAAAAATCCTGTGCGAGAGGATGCAATGTGCATCGGAGTTTTGGAAAAATCGGAGCAGAGGTTTGAACGAACCGGTGCAAACGAGTTCCCCTCTCTCCTTCGTCCTATCGAATTCTTCGCAAGGAAAAATATGCCCGCGGTTTTAAGTCCAATGTACTTCCCAACTCTCAaactcaacatttttcaacgatccTTTTACTCGCATCATCTCGCTTTTTCCCTTCTCTCCCCCTTGTCTGCTCGCACAAATCgctcgacaaaaaaaaaatacgcacGCGCATGTTTTTCCTCTCGACCCGATAAATTCCTGGCCTCGGCCCTTGGCACAGCAGCCACAAACCTACGCTCCAATTTTTGAATTATAAGCGTTCCGAGGCaacccgaaaaaaatcacttctcttgaaatttgttattaaagCTCGTATGGAGAATCGaaggaaacttttttttttctttcacatcTTCCGGTATTTTTATCTTGAAAGCATAACACCATCCCAACTTCttaaaagaaaatgtttcCTCTCTTCTTCCTTTTCCCCTACAATGcgtctttaaaaaaaaaaaaaagaaaaaaaaacctccacCGTAGAGAGTATAACCTTACAAAAATTCTAGTATGAAGGTTATTCCTATACGGCGTGTCTTGTCAATACTTTCTATACAGCTGTTTCGAAACTCGAATCTCGACCACAACCCCTGCAAAGTCCATATTCCCCCCCTTGAGAGTTACGCGATGCGCCCTGCCACGGGTCCAACGCAGcatcttcctcctttttattTCCAGCAGGTAACACCGCCGTtatttttaatacaaatttATAATATTGATTTGATGAGTTTATTATTCTCGTTATGAAATATGATCCTTGAAATGAGGCGAAAACTCGAACTCTGGTATAGATTATCGAATTAGTTGATATAGTGTGGAAATGAGGAAGAAATTAATTTACGAAAATCGACGggggaagaaaattttcggCTGCCAGcggaagaaatttttattttctttttttctttgcagatGTACACGCGGGCCACTACGACGATATCCACGCGCCATTCATTTTCCACCACGTATTTTCTTCCGGTTCTGAGTTTCCTTTCCCCGCCCTCGGTCTTCCTTCGCTCGGAGCCCAGCGCCGATGACAGGCGGCCggttttcggaaaaaaattcccgTTATTCATTAAAATCCTGTAAAATTCGGTGCGAGAGGGACATGTGCCCTGCCCGCCACCACCGCCGCTGTGGCTTCAAAGACGAAACAAAAAAGTCTTGCCGCGCGCCTATAaggacaaaaaaagaaaacatttcaTAGATACCCGTGTAGAAAATTGCCAGGGCAGCCTTATTATGAATCCGGGGCCTTACAGGACCGAGATGTGGATGCCCTGTCATGAGTTACCATAGCATTGCTACATTATAGGACCCGAATGGGTAATGCTAACGCGGCCATGCTTATTTAAAATATGGCTCACCTGTGGCAACCCTTTAAGGGCCTAGTCGGTTGAAAGTACCGGAGCCAGCCTTGACTATTTAGATATGATATTTTCAAGGCAACCGTTCAAAAGCCTAGTTGGGCTTCGCCAGGGTTGCCATGATTAACCAACTAAATTCCTATTGATaggttgaaaaagaaaaattttgcatCAACGTTTGTATAAAGATGGtagaaatttcgataaatacTTACCGAaatttgagcatttttttttcatacactcCAATATCTTTCAATAATTATCGTAcaattgataataataattattcacTTATATTAAGATTAATATTTAtactttattttataaatgaatttctttCTTTATGTACATGTTGTTCACTTTTTGTGACTTCACCATACAGGGATTACGATTTGCCTGCATGAAGATTCTAAAATGCTGAGTATGTTGCTATTCttgtaaaattattattattattaggaCGATCGGCATATTGATTGAATAAGGCCAAATACGATCGGAAATCAAttagtaataaataaaatgtaattCTGAATGACAAATGTGATATGTTGACTAATAACTTGAGATTGCGTAGACGATTCAAAGTTTCATTTTGTGCACCCTTTTTACACCGCGCTTTGTCCCGACGCAACGACATATCCTATTACAACGCGAAGCAGTGCAAAATTAGTTACACTTTGAGACTGTTTTTCGAGACGATCTGTGTCTCTGGGTTGTGCCGGGGTCCTCTTGTATGGGGGGGGATAAGAGGAGCTCGTCGTTGATTACAAGTCAACGGCGCGGTCCGTCCGCGGGAAATGGCCAATTATCGGAGAGTCGAGCGCGCGTACCAGTATACGTGGGCTGGCTGGCTGGCTGGCTGACTGACtgactctcttttttctttctctaataCTCGCATGTGTCACCTACTTACCTCGTATAGCTTTACCCACTCGGCACAAATTCTCGTCCGGTCTAACAAACCCGCTCGCTCACACAGACACGGCCGTGCGAGTATACGCGCGCGCCCACCTATATAACTCTTGGTTAATTCTCACACTAATTCTCAACGCACTGCTCTCGTGAGCATTAGGTTCTAATGCGCCTCGTAACGTCCGAGTGATAATATACACGGAGCAATATACACGACAAGAGTGTGCGCTTTTACCGTCGATATATAGTAACTCAATTCGTCTTGGACTAATAACAACGTATTAAGCACAAAAGCTATGCCTAATACAGTCGGAACCGGATTGTACGGCCTCCGCTTCgtcctgctctctctctctccccctttcTTCTTTGCCGTTCTGGAGAAGCTCCGAacttctctttccctctctcttttctcgatctcccttttcttttcctcctcgATTATAGAAACATTTTGGGTTTCATCACACTTTTGGGTTTCTCATCCGAAGCTTATCAAGTCCCATAATAataaactaataaaaaaataagaattggATTTAACGTTTCGTTTTATACGAAAGAGGTATAGGAGATTCAGTGGGGAGATTTCCTCTCCCGCGAGGACATGATGTTTCGAGAGCGCTCCCGCACCATAACTCTTGCTGGTCACACTGATCGAGCAACGCGTTGTCTAGCCCCTCTTCCTGTCGCGTCTCCTTCTCCTCGCTTCTCTGCTCCGTTTCTCTCGCCTCCGCGTATATAAAAATCGTGTAATTTTCGTGTCTTCACTCGCGACAATTCCCACGGAGCAGATATTCCGAGAAACCTCCACGTATATATACTCATTATTACGACTCTGGCAAAATTGTCTCTGCCTCGAACCGTTCTCACTGTGCGCAGATGCGGCGGGCCCGGTATACGatattttatcattattgAGCAGATTATTCTTCAATTACTTGTTGATTCAGCATCGCATTTCCGTTGAGACAACTGCTTCTCTCGAAAATTCGAGAGAATTTTCATGCGTGGCCTTGGATTATTTTgtaatcgaaaattttatcgtaTACCGCGTTACATTAACCGTATGCTATCATATTTGAGGATAGAAAtagtaaattgaaaaaatgaaatgttaaAAACCTTGTACGAAGTTGGTTCGTATGAAGCATGAGCCATAACCAGCTCGCGCAAATGCGTGTATATATCTATAGAAACAATATACCGCGTTGACTATTCTCACCGATGTTGATTCTATTTCGCGCCGATAAGAATTGTTCGTCACGCGAACGCGTGACAGTTTTGTAATACAAGAGAAAATTCCTCGCATAGAAGAAACTGTGTCATCGAATGACAAACGTCGTTGTCACCACTTTGTTCGTATACCGTGTACATTGATATGATTGCGTCAATAAGGCGATGCGTCGGAAGCGTATACAGCTACGTACGGCGATAATCTCAGCGCGATATAGATAGCGATGATCCTCGAATTTCTAACGATTTATAGCTATCGCGTATAATACTCAACTCTGTCGATTTAATAATTCTTGTGTGAATACAACGCTCGTTTCCTCCTAGTCGGCAAGCGCCTCGTTTCACATTCTTCGAAATGTTCAACGTGTCGTATTCAATTAAGAAAAGTTGAATATTTCgtttcctcgaaatatttataTCGGTCCTAGAATTTTCATCGACGCTCGAATAACGTTCACGCGATTATATGCTTGATCTTCAGCGAGTACTTCAGCGATTGGAATTGTACCGGTGCGGTGGTGGAAATTTCTCGCCACATATGCGACGATGATTTCGTAATACGTGAGCAGCAACGACAAGAACTCTCGAGAAGAACTCCTGGCCGTTATGAAATTGGTGTGGGAGGGCTTCTCCATCAAAACACGCGCTATTTAAACTATCCTTCATCCACTTTATTACGCCATTCATAGTACATACGTCCTCTACACAATTAATAACATACTCATTGCCATCGCAACCTCCTTCCGTATACCGAACATCCAACAAACCTTTCGTCCTTATTATTTCGCGATTACCgaaagaatgattttttcataaaattaccCAAACCGAtggattttcataaaaataatgtcaTCATGCATTTATTTCTATCATGAGTGAGAGACcgaaggagggagagagagcctATATAACGATCAACGGATATTTGGTTACAGGGAGACGACGGCACGTGCGTCGGAGTTGCGGACCAGGTGGTGGATCGGGCTGCTGCGGTACGGTAAAATCCGGGGAGACAAGAGCGATTTCAGACTCAGCTTGCATCACGTCCGAGTGCGCCAGTATCGAGGATATGGCGGGAACGACAGCCGCAACGGCAActacaacgacgacgacgacgacgacgacgacgacgacgacgacgacgacgttgagaatcgatgaaaaaagtcgACCCGAGGAACAAACGAACGATGAAGCGATCGACAGAATTCAAGATTCGAGATGGACACCAatggaaatttcaatcgaGAGGTTATCGTGCGATCGATTGCGACAATCGAACGACTACTACGAAGACGATAGTTGTCGTTGCTACGCCGAAAGTTGTTCCCATCATCACCATTGTACGTTATTAAATACCGAGGAAAGCCTTCGAAGTAACCAACGAGACCACGACGAGTACCTCGAACGTTCTTTTGAGCTTTCCCGACGCCTCGAGCTTCAACCGTCTCTCGTTTCTGCATATTCCTCCGAGACGTTACAGTCCCCTGACTACGTTTCGCCGCATCTTACGTTCGTACAAGCCGAAACTCAACGAGTCGAGCCTCCTCGGTATACCGAGCAACTTGAGCACGACGATAAATCCCGTATCACCCGGAGACCGAAATTCAACGGTCAAAGACCAATGGCCAAACGTTACGATGAGCTTGATAAATATTCCCGTGTACAAGATATAAAAGATAATCACGAACGCGTACCGAGGCGATTCCATCACAGGCTTCACTCTCATCGAAACAATAAACATTCTACGCCCGACACTTTTCCGTCAACCTCCCTCGTCGAATCGAGCTTCGACGATatcgccgccgccgccaccaccaccacgACTACTACCACTACTactaccaccaccaccatcaccaccaccaccaccaccaccaccaccaccaccaccactgGCAATAGCACTACCATCACCAGCACCGCAACTACAACGACAACGACCATatcgagaacgagaacgagaacgagagaTTGCGCCGGCGAGCATCTAGTCGATGACATTAATTCACGTAGCAACGATAATCCTTCAAAATTTAAAAGCTCCTCGATATCCTCGAACGATCAAactatttatcaaaatgaaatGCAAGAACGGGAATTGTCTCGTAACCAACGGAACGGCCATCATCCCGATAGCTCGTCCTTTACCAATACGAGCTACACGAGGAGACGAACCTTTCCACCCTATCTCGCTACTCTGCTCATCATCTCGTACACGCTGTTTGGAATTGCAGGTAATtactttatttcctttttcaattcgcgaagcttttgttttttcgttatttcaacatttatttttgcCCATTTATTATGTAATCGGTCAAGGTgagaaattacattttctttcaaatatcaagcTACTCGCGGAACAAACGGTCCAACAGATTTTTTACCGACCGATAAACGAATGCGCGTGTGCACCGAAATTAACGAGATCCGCGATTCATCCATCGCGCATTTGAACAATCGAATacgaaatacatatttttattgttgagcGAATGTGATTTATTGATGCAATAAGGCTGTCCGCATTGCAAATTTGGTGTAGCAACATTCGCCTTTCAGAAAACAACGTAAAACGAAGCAGCATGACGCGCACCGTTGCGTGATCATGCACGTATTGTCAATACCGTTATACCTTCTCAAAATGTTCTccccgttttttatttttatcatccgCCTCATAAAAGTGACAGACTTGCTCGCAAGGGCGACGCCAAAGGGATTGTTAAATTTCAACAGGTGACAGATATAGAGCTCGTCTCGAATCGACACGCACACGCGAGATccgcttaattttttttttttttctacctttttttcccccttcatCCTTTTTAGCGCACATCTTTTGAGCAATCGCGCGTTATTCCTGCACGTGTGACGCTGCATCCCTCGTGCACTCTTCGGCAtgcttttacattttttttctccgggtCTGTCTCGATTATGTTTCCTCCACATTTTTCTAGCCCAATTTTTGTGTCCGTCGCGCGACGGATAACTATATCGAGCTTTCGCTCGCCGGTTCATTCATTATTATACTCGGCGATTTAAATGTTAAACCGAACTTGCAAACTGgaatgaaaatcaatattCGAGATGGttgataaatttcaaaagagaaacgaataatgaaaaaaaaaaaaaaaaaaaaaaaaaaaaaacgacgggAACACCCGCCGTGCTCCTTCGTTGTAATACGAGAAGCATTGTCTTGCAATTGCTCTCTCCGTTTAATCGGGCATGTGCTCGAGCAAATTCGTTAAacggtcgaaaatttcattgttcCCTCCTCTGCTCTCCGCTCGCCCCTTTGGCTCTTCGCCGTCTTTGGCTCCGCAGAGTAgttcttttcttatttttattcgtatgttcaccctcttttcttttattgatTTCGTTCATTATCGCCCCAACAACCGGGATATatctacaattttttccgtcatacctctttctttttcaaacCTATACTATCCTTTTTAAATTTCTTCCTCTCCCCTGCTCGAATTCGTATCAAACCTAAgatgcgacgagaaaaaatgtagcGGAACCCGAAATGATGTCGCCTCGATCCAAATGCGAGGGGCAGccattagaaaatattttaataaacaTGTTTTTCGTTCGCTCAATATAACACGCGAATTACGAGTAATTTTCATCTTCATTTTGTGTTGCCAACTACGCGCGGGAATTTGAGCGGCGCTCGGGCTCAAATTCTCGTTTCAAGTAGTGCTAGAGAAGCAATAATGTCGGatatgttttctttttctcattacTCCCGACGCGAAATGGAACGCAACGAGAGAAACAATTGGACGAATTTGATggttatatatttgtatataacgtatcttgatgaaaatatgagaatatttCCTTACAGACGCGTGTTCGTCGAGGTCTACACCCAAACCAAGACCACCAACGCCGACACCAAGGCCCAACATCACATTCCACATGTACACATGTCCGCCCGATTACGCGGAATGGTACTGTCTCAACGGTGCTACGTGCTTCACCGTCAAAATTCAAGAGTCACTGCTCTACAACTGCCTGTAAGtataacttttgtttttttttcctttttctcgtcgttgttgttgttattatcaTCACCGCCATCAAATAGCAATCATAATCATAAAAATAGAGTCGAAATACGGTATAGACTCATCTCTTCCTTTGTACAGCTATGTTTTTTCTACTCTACTTTTTTTCGCGTATCATATTATTTCAATAacgatgaacatttttcaacgaatggaCGAATCGTTTTCTCATACATGCAgatattcaaatgaaatatatataattggCGAAAAAACCACTGAAAATTCTATACGAGGGAACTGGTGCTGCCGCTTCTCATTGTAAAATGATTCGCACGAGGACGTTGCATTTCGGTATGATGCCTTCTTCAAAGAGGCCACCAACCGAATATACATGTTTTTATATTCCATAGTGCTCGGCACGTTCACTCGTGCCCGTGTGTATAGTACACACGTCTCATAGTATACGCGTGTATATAATGGAAGAAGCACCAACGGAGCATTGTGTCGCCCGCGCCCAAAGGGTCACCGGGTTTTTCCGCAGCCAAACCTCCCgaagtatatatatacgtacgttTACAAACTCATACAAGTACGCGCGTATTCTACTTTTTCCGGAGCCGCAGCAAATTCTTTCGTCTTTttccgatgatttttttcaacacgttGCAATACGCGCAAAATGACAACGAACGTTCGAGAGCCCTCTGAGAATGTACGGCACAAGAGgacagttttattttttcaccgttAGCTATACGCTTCTCGTTGTAATGTGCCTTTCGCGACAAGAATCACCGAAACCCACGATTATTCATCCGCTCACCTTCAAGTTCTTGCGTCAATAGTCGatttatcctttttttcatcccttatTTTTGGTTATTCCGATACCTGACTTTCCCTATTTTTTACCATTCGCTATGCACGTACGTccataataaatatttcacaaaTAGAGAAACTGGTGATTCGCTTCGAACAGTTGGATCAATACTACCCCACTGATTTTCCTCTATTAACGAATCTTTCGACCGAAATAATCGCGCGCGAGacccctttttttcattatatcaTTATACatttgatgaaattgaaataaatgcTGCTGTACCCGAAACGATTCAAATTTATAAGAGTTtcgataaaatgaataattatacTTAAAAATccgagtatttatcattttattcgatcgagctattataaattttttcttcgctcgtACACTTGATTGGTATAGAGTGTAACCACCGTATCGCTCTCATTACCATGCctctcgatgttttttttcttcgttttcttcgtgAGTTGGTCGTCGATGCGAGacggaaaaaatgttgggcCTCCCTCGAAGTTTCGCGCGTTCACGAGAAAGCAAATACCGTGGGAAATGAGAAGCTCCAGCGAACACACAGATCACTctctatatatgtatataatccAAGTTCAAAAGCTCTCCGCGCTCCTTTATAAATCGATCACTCGCCCCGCAACCACTCTCCTCCCTCTTCATCgctttcttcttcattttaaCTTTTACACTCTTCCGACTCTCGCTCTCGATTATTATTCACCCGCCGTCGCGCCGCGCGACTTTTTTATGTTATCCCTTGTTTTAATATAGATCTTCGCATTGTTCCCATATACCTTTGCGCCGCCATCCATTTACTCATTCTACCAAATGTATTTTCTTCGTTAACGTAACCTCATCCCctcaatttcattattttctaaacCTTGGAAATCTATGTTTCCAGCAATAATAGCCGAGATTAACTATAGaagaataattattgatttttattttcttgagTCGATTTTCAAGATTCGTCGCACTTTGTGATTGCTctatttttgtgaaaataagcTTGAAAGCGAGGGCAAAATTAACAAGTTGAACACGAAGAGGAGTATAGAAAGTagtccagaaaaaaaaaaaaaaaaaaaagaaaaaaaaaagaggggcGTCGATTCGGCTTTGTTCCGCGTGAATAGGAATTCTGCATGATGGAAAATGAAACGCTTTGGTGTACACAAAACAACCCCCTATACCGCCCCTCCTCCGGGTTGGTCTTTAATATAGGCAATGCGCGATGAATCGTGGACTGCACGCAGAGTTCCCTCTTGTGCATAATCACCAACGACTGCGCGTTTCGTGCATGTGAAAAAGCAAAACTTGAAAACCACCCTCGTCGTCGCACCTCGGTTCCTCGAGAGATCCCTGCCAGCTCGACGAATTTCCTTGGCTCCTCATAATCCTCGTTTTTACTGGACCGACACGTTCTCTTCTACGAATTCCTCGCGTCGCATCTCTTGCTCTCTATCCGTCTCGCTCTCGCCGTTTTCTACACgccattttttatgtatatacAACGACACGATAGTAGCTTTTACCAgacctttttttccccccacATTATTTGTTTATTCTGCTCCGTTATTATACTATATTGATTCTTCGTATTTCTCATAATTCGAGcttgatgcttttttttttcataccatCAACTATGCTCACACAGAAACTACAATGCGAAACGGCACTCCGAAATTCGTCGTGGAGTGTGAGTAAGAAAATAATATGACGATGGACCGGGGCGGACGATAATCCAAAGATTAATCGAAAATTACCGATACGACTAAGCTAATACACGATCGACTAATaagcaatattattttttttttctccctgctTAGGTAGTAGACGAGAGCAATCGGTGGTATCTCTTTGAGCGTTGGCGTTCCACTTATCTCCTTTCCTCGCTCTCATTACCGGCCCCGATCTTACTTACGAAACCATTCGTACATACGGACGTTCAGCGCttttaaatatcacacgtATATATAGCCCCGTTTGCCCCAGGAGTacgtaataataaataataatccgTAGCGGCGAGAAACTGCAATTAATTTTGATAAGATCGATCGAGCGCAGCGAATAATAACTTGATCTCTTCATTGTTGTATGCGTAAACGATGCGTTGTTTCGTCCATGAATATTAAACCCGTTATTTGTGCTTCCCGAAGAACATCCTTCCCGTGACTGCGacgataaaatcatttttctcatat
The window above is part of the Venturia canescens isolate UGA chromosome 5, ASM1945775v1, whole genome shotgun sequence genome. Proteins encoded here:
- the LOC122411472 gene encoding flocculation protein FLO11-like isoform X2, whose protein sequence is MPIAGGILVAGSASRCLSSAAGMLRFLARLSGRRRHVRRSCGPGGGSGCCGTVKSGETRAISDSACITSECASIEDMAGTTAATATTTTTTTTTTTTTTTTTLRIDEKSRPEEQTNDEAIDRIQDSRWTPMEISIERLSCDRLRQSNDYYEDDSCRCYAESCSHHHHCTLLNTEESLRSNQRDHDEYLERSFELSRRLELQPSLVSAYSSETLQSPDYVSPHLTFVQAETQRVEPPRYTEQLEHDDKSRITRRPKFNGQRPMAKRYDELDKYSRVQDIKDNHERVPRRFHHRLHSHRNNKHSTPDTFPSTSLVESSFDDIAAAATTTTTTTTTTTTTTITTTTTTTTTTTTTGNSTTITSTATTTTTTISRTRTRTRDCAGEHLVDDINSRSNDNPSKFKSSSISSNDQTIYQNEMQERELSRNQRNGHHPDSSSFTNTSYTRRRTFPPYLATLLIISYTLFGIADACSSRSTPKPRPPTPTPRPNITFHMYTCPPDYAEWYCLNGATCFTVKIQESLLYNCLCANGFIGQRCEFKDLDGSYLPSRQRVMLETASIAGGATIAVFLVVIICIAAYIHCKRKQKELRTSTCVDTVDGPGRDPELRPFSNRSRSLMIFMAKNPNGSMRPSIEQTRMPGWCDYSQTETARMASVNEEKRGSSQ
- the LOC122411472 gene encoding flocculation protein FLO11-like isoform X1 gives rise to the protein MPIAGGILVAGSASRCLSSAAGMLRFLARLSGRRRHVRRSCGPGGGSGCCGTVKSGETRAISDSACITSECASIEDMAGTTAATATTTTTTTTTTTTTTTTTLRIDEKSRPEEQTNDEAIDRIQDSRWTPMEISIERLSCDRLRQSNDYYEDDSCRCYAESCSHHHHCTLLNTEESLRSNQRDHDEYLERSFELSRRLELQPSLVSAYSSETLQSPDYVSPHLTFVQAETQRVEPPRYTEQLEHDDKSRITRRPKFNGQRPMAKRYDELDKYSRVQDIKDNHERVPRRFHHRLHSHRNNKHSTPDTFPSTSLVESSFDDIAAAATTTTTTTTTTTTTTITTTTTTTTTTTTTGNSTTITSTATTTTTTISRTRTRTRDCAGEHLVDDINSRSNDNPSKFKSSSISSNDQTIYQNEMQERELSRNQRNGHHPDSSSFTNTSYTRRRTFPPYLATLLIISYTLFGIADACSSRSTPKPRPPTPTPRPNITFHMYTCPPDYAEWYCLNGATCFTVKIQESLLYNCLCANGFIGQRCEFKDLDGSYLPSRQRVMLETASIAGGATIAVFLVVIICIAAYIHCKRKQKELRTSSTCVDTVDGPGRDPELRPFSNRSRSLMIFMAKNPNGSMRPSIEQTRMPGWCDYSQTETARMASVNEEKRGSSQ